Proteins encoded by one window of Mustela erminea isolate mMusErm1 chromosome 7, mMusErm1.Pri, whole genome shotgun sequence:
- the ZNF514 gene encoding LOW QUALITY PROTEIN: zinc finger protein 514 (The sequence of the model RefSeq protein was modified relative to this genomic sequence to represent the inferred CDS: deleted 2 bases in 1 codon), translating into MAVFQNLSGSLLKIQISRGHMRPTDSEYGFWEHWNQEAIQERNLKCNECGKSFHFQSELRRHQRCHTGEKPYECSECGRAFGHISSLIKHQRTHTGEKPYECSECGRAFSQSSSLVLHYRFHTGEKPYKCNECGRAFGHTSSLIKHQRTHTGEKPYECRECGRTFSQSSSLIVHYRFHTGEKPYKCNKCGRAFSQSSSLTQHYRFHTGEKPYKCNECGRAFAHTASLIKHQKSHAGKKAI; encoded by the exons ATGGCTGTGTTTCAGAATCTCTCAGGGAGCCTGTTAAAGATCCAGATCTCCAGAGGCCACATGAGACCTACTGATTCAGAATATGGCTTCTGGGAGCACTGGAATCA AGAAGCCATCCAGGAAAGAAACCTT aaatgtaatgaatgtgggaagtcTTTCCATTTCCAGTCAGAGCTGAGGCGCCATCAGAGATGTCACACCGGAGAAAAGCCCTATGAATGCAGTGAATGTGGAAGAGCCTTtggtcatatttcatcccttatTAAACATCAGAGAACTCATACTGGAGAAAAGCCCTAtgaatgcagtgaatgtgggagaGCCTTCAGCCAGAGTTCATCTCTTGTTTTACATTACAGATTTCATACTGGGGAGAAACCCtacaaatgtaatgaatgtggaagAGCCTTTGGTCATACTTCATCTCTTATTAaacatcagagaactcacactGGAGAAAAGCCCTATGAATGCAGGGAATGCGGGAGAACCTTCAGCCAGAGTTCATCTCTCATCGTACATTACAGatttcatactggagagaaaccttacaaatgtaataAATGTGGGCGAGCCTTCAGCCAGAGTTCATCTCTCACTCAACATTACAGatttcatactggagagaaaccttacaaatgtaatgaatgtgggagaGCCTTTGCTCATACTGCATCCCTTATTAAACATCAGAAAAGTCATGCTGGAAAAAAAGCTATATGA
- the LOC116595940 gene encoding zinc finger protein 514-like encodes MDSTASVLPSQDPPLPPERYPGEKGTTSLFLKARSQDLTTFEDVAVEFTQWEWGQLDPAQKDLYRVVMLENFKNLASLGLPVAKPYVISQLEKGKEPCVLEGEISTEWEQGCDLWI; translated from the exons ATGGACTCCACAGCATCAG TTCTCCCTTCTCAggaccctcctcttcctccagagAGATAcccaggagaaaagggaacaacCAGTTTATTCCTGAAAGCCAGGTCCCAG GATCTGACGACATTCGAGGATGTAGCTGTGGAATTCACCCAGTGGGAATGGGGACAGCTGGACCCTGCTCAAAAGGACCTATACAGGGTAGTGATGCTGGAGAACTTCAAGAACCTGGCCTCTCTGG GGCTTCCAGTGGCTAAACCATATGTCATCTCCCagttggagaaagggaaagaacccTGTGTATTAGAAGGAGAAATCTCAACAG aATGGGAGCAAGGGTGTGACCTCTGGATCTAG